In one window of Lynx canadensis isolate LIC74 chromosome A3, mLynCan4.pri.v2, whole genome shotgun sequence DNA:
- the ZC3H8 gene encoding zinc finger CCCH domain-containing protein 8 isoform X3: MRRTESLFLTRWLLLYSCRVLVRVMDFENLFSKPPNPALGKNPTTDSDERHLGNSTASPKKLLHRKSRSKDYDVYSDNDTCSQESEDTFAKELQQYIQAKEMANAAQSLPFPEELKKEGVKDTQKVVKQKNKNLKAVQKNGKQKKMKRKWPGAGHKGSNASLRNSGSQEQDGKPKEKQQHVRMSQGFINQHTVERKGKQVCKYFLERKCIKGDQCKFDHDAEIEKKKEMCKFYVQGYCTRGENCLYLHNEYPCKFYHTGTKCYQGDYCKFSHAPLTPETQELLAKVLDTEKKSS, from the exons ATGCGCCGCACTGAGTCCCTTTTCCTCACGCGGTGGCTGTTACTTTATAGCTGCCGGGTCCTTGTGAGGGTGATGGATTTTGAGAATCTTTTTTCCAAGCCCCCCAACCCGGCCCTGGGTAAAAATCCGACCACGGACTCTGATGAAAG GCACTTGGGGAACTCTACAGCATCACCGAAGAAATTGCTACATAGAAAATCAAGAAGTAAGGACTATGATGTATATAGTGATAATGATACCTGCAGTCAGGAATCAGAAGATACTTTTGCTAAAGAGCTTCAGCAGTATATACAAGCTAAAGAAATGGCAAATGCTGCTCAGTCCTTACCATTTCCTGAAGAATTGAAGAAAGAGGGAGTGAAGGACACCCAGAAAG ttgttaaacaaaaaaataaaaaccttaaagcTGTACAGAAAAAtggtaaacagaagaaaatgaagcgAAAATGGCCTGGCGCCGGACACAAAGGATCCAACGCTTCACTGAGGAACAGTGGCTCACAGGAACAG gatGGTAAACCgaaagagaagcagcagcatgTGAGAATGAGTCAGGGATTCATCAACCAACATACAGTGGAACGCAAGGGGAAAcaagtttgtaaatattttcttgaaaggAAATGTATTAAG GGAGACCAGTGTAAATTTGATCATGATGCAGagatagagaagaaaaaggaaatgtgcaAGTTTTATGTACAAGGATATTGTACTAGAGGTGAAAATTGTCTGTATTTGCATA ATGAATATCCTTGCAAGTTTTACCATACAGGAACAAAATGTTATCAGGGTGACTATTGCAAGTtttcacatgctccactgactccTGAAACACAAGAATTGTTGGCCAAA gtTTTGGATACTGAGAAGAAGTCATCATGA
- the ZC3H8 gene encoding zinc finger CCCH domain-containing protein 8 isoform X1: MRRTESLFLTRWLLLYSCRVLVRVMDFENLFSKPPNPALGKNPTTDSDERIDDEIDDTEVEETQEEKIKWEVKLECEQIPKKFRHLGNSTASPKKLLHRKSRSKDYDVYSDNDTCSQESEDTFAKELQQYIQAKEMANAAQSLPFPEELKKEGVKDTQKVVKQKNKNLKAVQKNGKQKKMKRKWPGAGHKGSNASLRNSGSQEQDGKPKEKQQHVRMSQGFINQHTVERKGKQVCKYFLERKCIKGDQCKFDHDAEIEKKKEMCKFYVQGYCTRGENCLYLHNEYPCKFYHTGTKCYQGDYCKFSHAPLTPETQELLAKVLDTEKKSS; this comes from the exons ATGCGCCGCACTGAGTCCCTTTTCCTCACGCGGTGGCTGTTACTTTATAGCTGCCGGGTCCTTGTGAGGGTGATGGATTTTGAGAATCTTTTTTCCAAGCCCCCCAACCCGGCCCTGGGTAAAAATCCGACCACGGACTCTGATGAAAG AATCGATGATGAAATAGATGATACAGAAGTTGAAGAAacacaagaagagaaaataaaatgggaagtaAAACTGGAGTGTGAGCAAATACCCAAAAAA ttTAGGCACTTGGGGAACTCTACAGCATCACCGAAGAAATTGCTACATAGAAAATCAAGAAGTAAGGACTATGATGTATATAGTGATAATGATACCTGCAGTCAGGAATCAGAAGATACTTTTGCTAAAGAGCTTCAGCAGTATATACAAGCTAAAGAAATGGCAAATGCTGCTCAGTCCTTACCATTTCCTGAAGAATTGAAGAAAGAGGGAGTGAAGGACACCCAGAAAG ttgttaaacaaaaaaataaaaaccttaaagcTGTACAGAAAAAtggtaaacagaagaaaatgaagcgAAAATGGCCTGGCGCCGGACACAAAGGATCCAACGCTTCACTGAGGAACAGTGGCTCACAGGAACAG gatGGTAAACCgaaagagaagcagcagcatgTGAGAATGAGTCAGGGATTCATCAACCAACATACAGTGGAACGCAAGGGGAAAcaagtttgtaaatattttcttgaaaggAAATGTATTAAG GGAGACCAGTGTAAATTTGATCATGATGCAGagatagagaagaaaaaggaaatgtgcaAGTTTTATGTACAAGGATATTGTACTAGAGGTGAAAATTGTCTGTATTTGCATA ATGAATATCCTTGCAAGTTTTACCATACAGGAACAAAATGTTATCAGGGTGACTATTGCAAGTtttcacatgctccactgactccTGAAACACAAGAATTGTTGGCCAAA gtTTTGGATACTGAGAAGAAGTCATCATGA
- the ZC3H8 gene encoding zinc finger CCCH domain-containing protein 8 isoform X2 codes for MRRTESLFLTRWLLLYSCRVLVRVMDFENLFSKPPNPALGKNPTTDSDERIDDEIDDTEVEETQEEKIKWEVKLECEQIPKKFRHLGNSTASPKKLLHRKSRSKDYDVYSDNDTCSQESEDTFAKELQQYIQAKEMANAAQSLPFPEELKKEGVKDTQKVVKQKNKNLKAVQKNGKQKKMKRKWPGAGHKGSNASLRNSGSQEQDGKPKEKQQHVRMSQGFINQHTVERKGKQGDQCKFDHDAEIEKKKEMCKFYVQGYCTRGENCLYLHNEYPCKFYHTGTKCYQGDYCKFSHAPLTPETQELLAKVLDTEKKSS; via the exons ATGCGCCGCACTGAGTCCCTTTTCCTCACGCGGTGGCTGTTACTTTATAGCTGCCGGGTCCTTGTGAGGGTGATGGATTTTGAGAATCTTTTTTCCAAGCCCCCCAACCCGGCCCTGGGTAAAAATCCGACCACGGACTCTGATGAAAG AATCGATGATGAAATAGATGATACAGAAGTTGAAGAAacacaagaagagaaaataaaatgggaagtaAAACTGGAGTGTGAGCAAATACCCAAAAAA ttTAGGCACTTGGGGAACTCTACAGCATCACCGAAGAAATTGCTACATAGAAAATCAAGAAGTAAGGACTATGATGTATATAGTGATAATGATACCTGCAGTCAGGAATCAGAAGATACTTTTGCTAAAGAGCTTCAGCAGTATATACAAGCTAAAGAAATGGCAAATGCTGCTCAGTCCTTACCATTTCCTGAAGAATTGAAGAAAGAGGGAGTGAAGGACACCCAGAAAG ttgttaaacaaaaaaataaaaaccttaaagcTGTACAGAAAAAtggtaaacagaagaaaatgaagcgAAAATGGCCTGGCGCCGGACACAAAGGATCCAACGCTTCACTGAGGAACAGTGGCTCACAGGAACAG gatGGTAAACCgaaagagaagcagcagcatgTGAGAATGAGTCAGGGATTCATCAACCAACATACAGTGGAACGCAAGGGGAAAcaa GGAGACCAGTGTAAATTTGATCATGATGCAGagatagagaagaaaaaggaaatgtgcaAGTTTTATGTACAAGGATATTGTACTAGAGGTGAAAATTGTCTGTATTTGCATA ATGAATATCCTTGCAAGTTTTACCATACAGGAACAAAATGTTATCAGGGTGACTATTGCAAGTtttcacatgctccactgactccTGAAACACAAGAATTGTTGGCCAAA gtTTTGGATACTGAGAAGAAGTCATCATGA